In one window of Gemmatimonadaceae bacterium DNA:
- the folE gene encoding GTP cyclohydrolase I FolE translates to MTEFEDIIRRQIELIGEDPTRDGLLKTPSRVAKSLSWLTRGYELDPREVIGDALFEESHENMVMVRDIEMYSMCEHHMLPFFGRVHIAYIPNGRIVGLSKLPRVVEVFARRLQVQERLGEQIANALEEVLQPKGVGVVIDAVHLCMMMRGVEKQSSRTITSSLRGLFRDDAKTRSEFLGLAHSRSEAF, encoded by the coding sequence ATGACCGAGTTCGAGGACATCATCCGTCGTCAGATCGAACTGATTGGTGAGGATCCCACGCGTGACGGGCTGCTCAAGACCCCCAGCCGTGTGGCGAAGTCACTGAGCTGGCTTACGCGCGGCTACGAGCTCGATCCCAGGGAAGTGATTGGGGACGCGCTGTTCGAGGAGTCGCACGAAAACATGGTGATGGTGCGCGATATCGAGATGTACTCGATGTGCGAGCATCACATGCTGCCGTTTTTCGGACGCGTGCACATTGCCTATATCCCCAACGGCAGGATTGTCGGGCTGTCCAAGTTGCCGCGGGTGGTGGAAGTGTTCGCGCGCCGGCTGCAGGTGCAGGAACGGCTGGGCGAGCAGATTGCCAACGCGCTGGAAGAGGTGTTGCAGCCCAAGGGAGTGGGCGTGGTCATCGATGCCGTGCATTTGTGCATGATGATGCGCGGCGTGGAGAAGCAGAGCTCGCGCACCATCACGTCGTCGTTGCGCGGGCTGTTCCGCGACGACGCAAAAACGCGCAGCGAGTTTCTGGGGCTCGCGCACAGCCGGTCGGAGGCGTTCTGA
- a CDS encoding four helix bundle protein, whose product MRRVPFRDRVSTLEQLERSIASIPANIAEGSGENSDPQFVRYIGHALASVAESKSHLAFLRGVGILPATSIVRWHSELREFTWMLYALRRRFQRPAPSRRPKSRVFREPVPPTLSRLPSPVSSLKGNQPSAKPVLSFPMPLVTVTRVLRFNAAHRVHNPALSDEENARLFGKCNNPNWHGHNYRLEVAVKGSIDERTGYVIDLGYLRDIVDREVIEKTDHRNFNIDVEYTHGIIPTTENIVVAMWRVIAPAVAPAQLVRLRLWETDQNYAEYEGD is encoded by the coding sequence GTGCGGCGCGTTCCGTTTCGCGATCGGGTTTCCACGCTGGAGCAGTTGGAGCGATCGATTGCCTCCATTCCCGCGAATATCGCCGAGGGCTCGGGAGAGAATAGTGACCCGCAATTCGTTCGGTACATCGGCCATGCGCTGGCCTCGGTGGCCGAGTCCAAGAGCCATCTGGCGTTTCTGCGCGGCGTCGGGATCTTGCCTGCCACGTCGATTGTGAGGTGGCACTCCGAACTCCGGGAGTTCACCTGGATGCTGTACGCCCTTCGCCGTCGGTTCCAACGCCCAGCCCCGAGTCGGCGCCCCAAGTCCCGAGTCTTCCGGGAGCCCGTCCCCCCGACCCTCTCCCGTCTTCCCTCTCCCGTCTCCAGTCTTAAAGGGAACCAACCGTCCGCCAAACCGGTTCTATCCTTCCCTATGCCTCTCGTCACCGTCACCCGCGTCCTGCGCTTCAACGCCGCGCACCGCGTGCACAATCCAGCGCTGTCCGACGAGGAGAACGCCCGCCTCTTCGGCAAGTGCAACAATCCCAATTGGCACGGTCACAATTACCGGTTGGAAGTGGCGGTCAAGGGATCGATTGACGAGCGCACCGGTTACGTCATCGACCTGGGGTATTTGCGCGATATCGTCGATCGGGAAGTGATTGAGAAAACCGATCACCGCAATTTCAATATCGACGTTGAGTACACGCACGGGATCATTCCGACCACCGAGAATATTGTGGTCGCCATGTGGCGGGTGATAGCCCCTGCGGTGGCGCCAGCGCAACTCGTGCGCTTGCGTCTCTGGGAAACCGATCAGAACTATGCCGAATATGAAGGCGATTAA
- a CDS encoding GNAT family N-acetyltransferase: protein MEARRAELESVAALADADRARAEMEAAERGRRELARLQEKLEELEREKRMHDELDRALTDLRTDLNFQLRPELSDIASRFLADLTDGRYNALEFDEDYTLVVLEDGLPKPVISGGEEDLCNLVLRLAISQMIAERAGQAFSLLILDEVFGSLDDTRRGNVIEMLRRLNDRFEQVIVITHIEQVREGLDRVLVVRFDEERGASTVTPGATVTSGRRHQLTRCSISTLTTRSFRNARPMDCPLVATVDDIDGLNEVFTEAFTERYRRDGLTGVRVPALHPSIWRYAIVDAGDGALCWRDERGKIAAFNIVHRSGTEGWMGPLCVRPDQQGMGLGKIIVESGMSLLRREGAKVIGLETMPRTMDNIGFYSALGFLPSHLTVTLTLDAALGDHTPLLLSRLAGLEKETALEQCRLLTSRVMPGYDFTRELELTDRMSLGDTVLLGTATAPTGFAVYHTVPLVEGRTRDELRVLKLVLERRTDLPKLVGTLADLARRVGTRRIAIRLQGDYPDAYRMLVGLGARVRWTDLRMSAYGWSEVAPGSGMVLSNWEI, encoded by the coding sequence GTGGAAGCGCGCCGCGCCGAGTTGGAGTCGGTGGCGGCGCTGGCCGACGCCGATCGGGCGCGGGCCGAGATGGAAGCGGCCGAACGTGGCCGTCGTGAGTTGGCGCGATTGCAGGAGAAACTTGAGGAACTGGAGCGCGAAAAGCGGATGCATGACGAGCTGGACCGCGCGCTGACCGACCTGCGAACCGATCTCAACTTCCAGTTGCGCCCCGAGCTGTCTGACATTGCCAGCCGATTTCTCGCCGATCTCACCGACGGGCGCTACAATGCACTGGAGTTCGACGAGGACTACACCCTCGTTGTGCTCGAGGACGGACTGCCCAAGCCGGTTATTTCCGGTGGCGAAGAGGATTTGTGCAATCTCGTGTTGCGACTGGCCATCTCGCAGATGATTGCGGAACGGGCGGGGCAGGCGTTCTCGTTGTTGATTCTCGATGAAGTGTTCGGGTCGCTGGATGACACGCGTCGGGGCAACGTCATCGAGATGCTGCGTCGGTTGAACGATCGTTTCGAACAGGTCATTGTGATCACGCATATCGAGCAGGTCCGCGAAGGACTGGATCGCGTGCTGGTGGTGCGCTTCGACGAGGAGCGCGGCGCCAGTACGGTCACGCCCGGTGCGACGGTCACTAGCGGACGGCGACACCAGCTGACGCGGTGCTCGATCTCGACGCTGACGACGCGATCGTTCCGCAACGCCCGCCCGATGGATTGCCCCTTGGTGGCGACCGTTGATGACATCGACGGACTGAACGAGGTGTTCACCGAAGCGTTCACGGAGCGCTATCGGCGCGATGGCCTGACCGGCGTACGGGTACCGGCGCTCCATCCATCCATCTGGCGGTACGCCATCGTCGACGCCGGTGACGGCGCACTCTGCTGGCGCGATGAACGCGGCAAGATTGCGGCCTTCAACATTGTGCATCGCTCGGGAACCGAAGGTTGGATGGGGCCGCTGTGCGTGCGCCCCGACCAGCAGGGGATGGGGCTGGGCAAGATCATCGTGGAAAGCGGGATGAGCCTGCTGCGTCGCGAAGGCGCCAAAGTCATCGGGTTGGAAACGATGCCGCGCACGATGGACAACATCGGCTTCTACTCGGCGTTGGGATTCCTGCCGTCGCATCTGACGGTCACGCTGACGCTTGACGCGGCACTGGGCGATCACACGCCGTTGCTACTGTCGCGCCTTGCCGGACTGGAGAAGGAAACCGCGCTTGAACAGTGTCGACTGCTCACCTCACGCGTAATGCCGGGCTACGACTTCACCCGAGAACTGGAACTGACCGACCGCATGTCGCTGGGCGACACGGTGCTGCTGGGAACGGCCACCGCGCCAACGGGATTTGCCGTGTACCACACGGTGCCGCTGGTGGAAGGGCGCACGCGCGACGAACTGCGCGTGCTCAAGCTGGTGCTGGAACGTCGCACCGACTTGCCCAAGCTGGTGGGAACGCTGGCCGACCTTGCCCGTCGCGTGGGCACGCGTCGCATCGCCATACGATTGCAGGGCGACTATCCCGACGCCTACCGCATGCTGGTGGGACTCGGCGCGCGCGTGCGGTGGACGGATTTGCGGATGAGCGCGTACGGCTGGAGCGAAGTGGCGCCGGGGAGTGGGATGGTGTTGTCGAACTGGGAGATCTGA
- a CDS encoding DNA repair exonuclease: MRLVHLSDLHLGFRQYQRLTPSGINQREADVAGTVQRAVAQIIALAPELIVVGGDVFHSVRPSNPAILHAFRAFSALRDALPETPIVMVAGNHDAPRTTETGCILRLFREIGVHVADAKAELFTFPSRALAVLAVPDVPGIDRPPLTPPEGFKHSVLVMHGEIAGMLPASAAPVDRAAIEIPVTELHADAWSYVALGHYHVYREVAPRAYYSGSIDYTSTNPWGELREEREQGVPGKGFIEHNLVNGAHRFHPVTPSRPLLDLEPIDASGMGAAEVDAALRIRVDSAPGGIDERVVRASIRNVPRHVVRELDHVSLREYRRRAMNFHLDTRRPEPLVRRRTGEGAPGRRATLPEILAERLQERVLPPGIEREPLVTLGLRYLQQAEDAATAALPIADN, translated from the coding sequence ATGCGCCTTGTGCACCTCTCCGACCTCCATCTCGGGTTCCGCCAGTATCAGCGACTGACCCCCTCGGGGATCAATCAGCGCGAGGCGGACGTCGCGGGAACCGTGCAGCGTGCCGTGGCGCAGATTATCGCCCTGGCACCAGAGCTCATTGTGGTGGGCGGCGATGTCTTCCACTCGGTGCGGCCTTCCAATCCCGCCATTCTCCACGCGTTCCGCGCGTTTTCGGCGTTGCGTGACGCCTTGCCGGAAACACCCATCGTCATGGTGGCCGGCAATCACGACGCGCCGCGCACCACGGAAACGGGGTGCATCCTGCGGCTGTTTCGCGAAATCGGCGTCCATGTGGCCGACGCGAAGGCCGAACTGTTCACGTTTCCCTCGCGCGCCCTGGCTGTCCTCGCCGTGCCGGACGTGCCGGGAATCGATCGTCCGCCGCTGACACCGCCCGAGGGATTCAAGCACAGTGTCCTCGTGATGCACGGCGAAATCGCCGGCATGCTGCCGGCGTCGGCCGCGCCGGTGGATCGTGCGGCGATCGAGATCCCCGTGACTGAGCTGCACGCTGACGCCTGGAGCTACGTCGCCCTCGGCCACTACCATGTGTACCGCGAAGTCGCGCCACGCGCGTACTACAGCGGCTCGATCGACTACACCAGTACGAATCCGTGGGGAGAATTGCGCGAGGAACGCGAGCAGGGCGTTCCCGGCAAGGGATTCATCGAGCACAACCTCGTCAACGGCGCGCACCGCTTTCACCCCGTGACGCCGTCACGTCCGCTGCTGGACCTTGAGCCCATCGACGCCTCGGGGATGGGCGCCGCCGAAGTGGATGCCGCGCTGCGCATACGCGTCGACTCGGCGCCCGGTGGCATCGATGAGCGCGTGGTACGGGCCAGCATCCGCAACGTGCCGCGTCACGTCGTGCGCGAGCTCGATCATGTGTCGCTCCGTGAATACCGCAGGCGCGCCATGAATTTCCATCTCGATACCCGTCGCCCCGAACCGCTGGTCCGGCGTCGCACGGGTGAAGGGGCGCCCGGACGCCGCGCCACGCTCCCCGAAATTCTCGCCGAGCGGTTGCAGGAGCGTGTGCTGCCTCCCGGCATCGAGCGCGAACCACTGGTGACGCTTGGGCTTCGCTATCTGCAGCAGGCTGAAGACGCGGCCACTGCGGCGCTGCCCATCGCGGACAACTGA
- a CDS encoding ATP-binding protein — protein MTVDDGQESPRGDVIGRVVATERKPNTPHEFHFWTAVDAPIGIGTIVRVESPVTVGAHVPRVYGVVMEGFSYSDLQSPLHDVLGHDGSPSGGLRAATERTEIRLYTAHVLRHIPEEPLQPVPLGEVFLAEDADVAVALRMDGYLRAESRTAIPVGVYRAGGMLSPIYVDADFLVGPEAAHLNISGVSGLATKTSAIEFLLQSIFAHFPAQRGSVAAVCFNVKGPDLCFLDQPGKLDDADRELYDLLQVPAEPFKDVRYYAPYTARGFALNTLRSHPSLADDVHPLTWGLGEVLQFAEVLLNKDDVDAKADALIDFIRERVVGRDFEEPGFARTHRVQSFADLDAWFREVLRKVEDSNGDTWRTHHAATIRKVRNRLSNLSTRCAGLVTDDGAVSDLPFGTFDDRAVYVVDVANVEEDAQDLVFARVVSKLREHLERRDLGVDHVIVFVDELNKYAPSDGPDTYVRKMLLDISERGRYLGLVLFGAQQFRSQVHRRVVGNAGTTMYGRMDADELATPGYQVLSPAVKARLATLDKGQLMVRHPHFAQPVFVRFPRPAVMTGREGVERFPQAPEPSLASAVARDLRRLDRGIDLGWVQQAILLYEEPEVLAARNAVLRRRPDDVKSTFTRELQRRARPGAIDAEAIAPKPRTLRGFAPDEYGG, from the coding sequence ATGACCGTTGACGATGGACAGGAGTCGCCGCGCGGCGACGTGATTGGTCGCGTGGTGGCGACGGAGCGCAAGCCGAACACGCCGCACGAATTTCATTTCTGGACGGCGGTCGACGCGCCTATTGGCATCGGGACGATTGTGCGCGTGGAAAGCCCGGTAACCGTGGGCGCGCATGTGCCGCGCGTGTATGGCGTGGTGATGGAGGGCTTCAGCTACTCCGATTTGCAGTCGCCGTTGCACGATGTGCTGGGCCACGATGGATCGCCGTCCGGCGGTCTGCGGGCCGCCACCGAGCGCACGGAGATTCGCCTGTATACGGCGCACGTGCTGCGCCATATCCCCGAAGAGCCGCTGCAACCGGTTCCGCTGGGTGAGGTGTTTCTTGCCGAGGATGCCGATGTTGCCGTGGCGTTGCGCATGGATGGCTATCTGCGTGCCGAGTCGCGCACGGCCATCCCCGTCGGCGTGTATCGCGCCGGCGGCATGCTCTCGCCCATCTACGTGGATGCCGACTTTCTGGTGGGTCCGGAAGCCGCGCATCTGAACATCAGCGGTGTCTCCGGTCTGGCCACCAAGACCAGCGCCATCGAGTTTTTGCTGCAGAGCATCTTTGCGCATTTCCCCGCGCAGCGCGGCAGCGTGGCGGCCGTGTGCTTCAACGTGAAGGGGCCCGATCTCTGCTTTCTCGATCAACCCGGCAAACTGGACGACGCCGACCGCGAATTGTACGACCTGTTACAGGTGCCGGCCGAACCGTTCAAAGATGTGCGCTACTATGCCCCGTATACGGCGCGCGGCTTCGCGCTCAACACGCTGCGATCACATCCGTCGCTGGCCGACGACGTGCATCCGCTCACCTGGGGGCTTGGCGAAGTGCTGCAATTCGCCGAGGTGTTGCTCAACAAGGACGACGTCGATGCGAAAGCGGACGCCTTGATCGACTTCATCCGGGAACGGGTCGTCGGTCGCGATTTCGAGGAGCCCGGTTTTGCGCGCACGCATCGCGTGCAGTCGTTCGCCGATTTGGATGCCTGGTTCCGGGAGGTGTTGCGCAAGGTGGAGGATTCCAATGGCGACACGTGGCGCACGCATCACGCGGCCACGATCCGCAAAGTGCGCAATCGCCTGTCCAACCTGTCGACGCGCTGCGCCGGACTGGTGACCGATGATGGCGCCGTGTCCGACCTGCCATTCGGGACCTTTGATGATCGGGCCGTGTACGTGGTCGATGTTGCCAACGTCGAGGAAGACGCGCAGGACCTTGTGTTTGCGCGCGTCGTCTCGAAACTGCGCGAGCACCTGGAACGACGGGATCTGGGCGTCGACCACGTGATTGTGTTCGTGGACGAGCTCAACAAGTACGCGCCGAGCGATGGGCCCGACACCTATGTGCGGAAGATGCTGCTCGACATCTCCGAACGCGGTCGCTACCTGGGTCTGGTGCTGTTTGGGGCACAGCAATTCCGCTCGCAGGTGCACCGGCGGGTGGTGGGCAATGCGGGGACCACGATGTACGGTCGAATGGACGCGGACGAATTGGCCACTCCCGGGTATCAGGTCCTCTCTCCCGCTGTGAAGGCGCGTCTGGCCACGCTCGACAAGGGTCAGTTGATGGTGCGACATCCGCACTTTGCCCAACCGGTGTTTGTGCGCTTTCCCCGTCCGGCCGTGATGACGGGGCGGGAAGGCGTGGAACGTTTTCCGCAGGCCCCCGAGCCGTCGTTGGCATCGGCCGTGGCGCGGGATCTTCGGCGCCTCGACCGTGGTATCGATCTGGGATGGGTGCAGCAGGCGATTCTGCTGTATGAAGAGCCCGAGGTGCTGGCAGCGCGCAACGCGGTGCTGCGCCGGCGTCCTGATGACGTCAAGTCAACATTTACACGCGAGTTGCAGCGACGCGCCCGTCCCGGCGCCATCGACGCGGAAGCCATCGCGCCGAAGCCACGGACATTGCGCGGATTCGCTCCGGATGAATACGGTGGATAG
- a CDS encoding Lrp/AsnC ligand binding domain-containing protein, producing the protein MITTIVLVQAEPKCIPQCATALAGIDGVSEVYSVSGAWDLVAIVRVEDLERIATVVTEEFAKVPGIVRTQTLTAFRAYSRNDLEQAWDIGIE; encoded by the coding sequence ATGATCACCACCATCGTACTCGTCCAGGCCGAACCCAAGTGCATTCCGCAATGCGCCACCGCGCTGGCTGGCATCGACGGGGTGAGCGAGGTGTACTCGGTGTCCGGTGCCTGGGATCTGGTGGCGATAGTGCGGGTGGAGGACCTGGAACGCATTGCGACCGTGGTGACGGAGGAATTCGCCAAGGTCCCGGGCATTGTGCGCACGCAGACACTCACGGCGTTTCGTGCCTACAGTCGGAACGATCTTGAACAGGCGTGGGACATCGGGATCGAGTGA
- a CDS encoding pyridoxal phosphate-dependent aminotransferase: MKESATLAVAAKARALKAAGRSIIDLGAGEPDFDTPAFIREAAVKALAEGATRYTATEGILPLREAIANDANRYVHGLPAVVANEVVVSNGSKQSLYNACVCCFGPGDEVLVPTPSWTSYYEMVELARATAVPVFGDPSNALKVTREQLAASATPRTKGLMLNSPSNPTGAVYSREELSAILTLAAERGWWVIADEIYMRIAYDGPAASVLSIAPTRDNLIVINGVAKAYAMTGWRIGWSIAPVAVTKAMTAFQSHTTSNAAAVSQHAALAALSRVDEADAAVSHMVQEFHRRRDAVLKALKAFPKVRYVHPAGAFYLYVNVEGFEGAADPGATFAERVLERENVAIVPGSAFLTPDWIRMSYATTEALAVEGITRIARTVGG; encoded by the coding sequence ATGAAGGAGTCGGCCACGCTCGCCGTGGCGGCCAAGGCGCGGGCGCTCAAGGCGGCGGGGCGGTCGATTATCGACCTCGGCGCCGGCGAACCCGACTTCGACACGCCGGCCTTCATTCGGGAGGCGGCCGTCAAGGCCCTCGCGGAGGGGGCCACCCGCTACACCGCCACCGAGGGAATTCTTCCGCTGCGCGAGGCCATCGCGAACGATGCCAACCGGTACGTGCACGGATTGCCCGCCGTGGTCGCGAACGAGGTGGTCGTTTCGAACGGCTCCAAGCAGTCGCTGTACAACGCCTGCGTCTGCTGCTTTGGGCCGGGCGACGAGGTTTTGGTGCCGACGCCATCGTGGACGAGCTACTACGAGATGGTCGAATTGGCGCGTGCCACGGCGGTGCCGGTGTTTGGCGACCCGTCGAATGCGCTGAAGGTGACACGGGAGCAGTTGGCGGCATCGGCGACGCCGCGGACGAAGGGGCTGATGCTCAATTCGCCCAGCAATCCAACGGGCGCCGTCTACTCGCGCGAGGAGCTATCGGCCATCCTGACGCTGGCCGCCGAGCGGGGCTGGTGGGTGATTGCCGACGAGATCTACATGCGCATCGCGTATGACGGGCCCGCCGCATCGGTGCTGTCGATTGCCCCGACGCGCGACAATCTGATCGTGATCAACGGGGTGGCGAAGGCGTATGCGATGACCGGCTGGCGCATCGGCTGGTCGATTGCGCCGGTGGCGGTGACGAAAGCGATGACGGCGTTCCAGTCGCACACCACGTCCAATGCCGCCGCGGTTTCGCAGCATGCCGCACTGGCAGCGCTCTCGCGTGTGGATGAAGCGGACGCCGCCGTCTCGCACATGGTGCAGGAATTCCATCGCCGCCGTGACGCGGTGCTGAAGGCGCTCAAAGCGTTTCCGAAGGTGCGCTATGTGCATCCGGCGGGCGCGTTCTACCTGTACGTGAACGTCGAGGGATTCGAGGGCGCCGCCGACCCCGGGGCGACCTTTGCCGAGCGCGTGCTCGAGCGCGAAAACGTGGCCATTGTGCCGGGCAGCGCGTTCCTGACGCCGGATTGGATTCGCATGAGCTACGCGACCACCGAGGCGCTGGCGGTGGAGGGGATCACGCGCATTGCGCGGACGGTGGGGGGGTGA